Below is a genomic region from Granulicella sibirica.
GAAGACATCCGGGCTTGCTACGCGGGTCTGATCGCGCATGGCTTTTCGAAGGTCGGCGTCACGGGTGATTCCGCCGGCGGCAATCTGGCGCTTGAACTGCTTGTGCATCTTGCAACAGACCCCGCAACCGGCAGTGCAGCGCTCATTGGTGGAGTGGCGCTTTCGCCGGTGACCGATCTGACCCTCTCTGGAGACAGTTGGTCGACCCGCGCTGTTGACGATCCATACTTCACGAAGCCACAAGCCGCCGAACTCGTGCGTTCCTATCTGGATGGCCACAGTCCGGAAGACCCCCTCGTCTCACCCCTGTTTGCCGATCTCAAGGGGTTGGCTCCTATCCGGGTGCATGTCGGCACCGCCGAAGTCTTACTGGATGATTCGGTCCGGTTTGTCGAGCGCGCGATCACCGCCGGTGTGGATGCTCGGCTTGATGTATGGGAGGGAATGGCTCATGGGCACTTGGGGGCGGTCGGACGCCTCGCAGCATCCGCCGAGACCCTCCAACTTATCGGTCATTTTCTGTCCGGAAAGTTCACCAACGCAGAAGCATAATAGTAGAACTTGGCCCCAAAATTCTGGCGGAACTCGCCGAGGTGTTCTGCGCATCGGCAACTTCTGCTTCCGGCTATCGAGGAAGGTGAATGACGGGAGGTCTCAGCTTGATAAGTGCTTTGGCCTGAAATCGACAGTCAAGACTTTCACCCTTGGCATTGAGTCGACGCAAGACGATCTCGCGTCAGGAACCTGAGTTGTCGAAATAGCGCATACGGTCGAGATCTTCCAGAAGCCCCGGCCCGGCCGATGTCCAACCGAGTCGCTCCCGAGTCCAAGCGCTCGATGCGGAAAGATCCATGCCTACGTACCCGCCGATACGACCAAATCGGGCTTGTGCCTCTTCCGATGAAATAGAGGTGATCGGAACTCTAAGGCCGCGGCCAATGGCGGCTGCAATATCCTTAAGGTGAATTCCTTCTTCGCTGACCGCATGGTAAGTGGAGGCTTCCCCTTTTTCGAGGGCGAGTCTATAAAGACGGGCAACGTCTGTGACATGCGCGGCCGGCCAACGGTTAGATCCCTCATTCACGTATGCGGAGGCTCCCGTTTTGCGCGCTACACCGATGAGGGTTGTGATGAGGCCCTGTTTGACTGTGTTGTGAACTTGGGGTAGCCGCACGATCGTGGCGTTGATGCCCTGTTGACGCAATGAACGTACGGCCTGTTCGGGACCGCGAGGTGATGTTGAGACGGCGGGCGCATCGACATCCTCTGTGATCGGACGAATCAGTGATGCGAGACCAAGTCCTGAACTGACAATGAGAGGACGATCAGAGCCTGCAAGCGAAACCCCCAAAGCCGCGATCGCCAGCCTCTCAGTCTCGCTACTTTCTTCAAAGTTGGCGAAATCCAAGTCGAAGGCACAGTGAATCACTCCGTCAGCCTTGCTTGCACCCTCACTGAGGGCTTGGACGTCTTCGAGAGTTCCCATAAGGACCTCAGCTCCAGCTGAGAGGAGAGCTCTTGCACTTGTCTCCGAACGGGCGAGGCCCAGGACCTGATGCCCAGAATTGATAAGCTCCGGAATGATCGCTGAGCCGATGAGTCCCGTGCCGCCAGTAAGAAATACACGCATTGAAATCCCCTTACATTCGTGAATCCAGACGCCCTTGCGTCTCGTGGTTGACTCGCCTTCGGTTCGAAAGTCCCAATGTGATCAACTCAATGATTACTCTTCTATACCTACATCATGTAATGAGTGCTAGGTTTAGGGAAGACGGCACATTCACCTCAGTAACGGAGCTGGAAGTAACCAATGAAAAAGCCCAACAAAGACGCGGTTGGAGGCCCTGTCGCTCTCACGTGTAGAAGTGAGGAAACGGGGCCACTTCGCGATCTTCTTGCGAAAATCGGAGACAAATGGAGCATTCTGCTCATGGTTTCGCTTTCGAGGAGGCCGGGCTATCGCGCGCGCTTTTCAGAACTCCAACGCTTGATAGATGGGATCTCGCAACGGATGCTCACAACTACGTTGCGCCAATTGGAGCGAGACGGCCTCCTGTCACGTCATGTGTTTGCGGAGGTTCCCCCAAGAGTGGAGTATGAACTTACTCCTCTGGGTCTCAGCCTTTTGGAACCGATGAGGACCTTAGTGCATTGGATTGGAAGCAATTGGGACGTCATCAAGGAAGCCAGGGTCGGCTTTGATCATCGCATTCGATGATTCAAGTACGAGTTTTCTCCACAATCAACCATCTTGATAAACGGTCTCCGCGGAATGAACCGCACTGGATAGATGACAAATCGCCGATGCACTCATTGACAACCGAACACAATAACCGGTCGTGGCGAGTGGTGTAGTGGGCTAGGTGGCGTAGCTGATTGATCTAGGTCGCCGGGCAAAGGAGGCCATGGATATGACAGAGTATGGAAAGCATGGAAAGCCATGAAGCCCGCTTCCCACCCTTCCCACGCTCTTCGGAAATCCCGTCGGGATTCCCACATCCCACGGCCTCGACGACTGGAGATAAATATCTTCTCGCGCCCCTCAACTTGAACCATCGCCACCGCAAGGGGCTTGTAACGGAGGTCTCAGGTCCACAAGGTAACGCAAGTCCCGGTACACTCGCCCCTTAGCGAGGTTTGGCTTCCGAACGCGTGCGCGTCAGCGCACTGGATTGTCAGGCAGGGCGTTGCGGGAGGGAACGTCCCGCTGAGGAGGGTGGCGGAAAACACTGGAGCGGCTGGAGCCAGGGAGGAGGAACTCCTCCCCCAAACCGTCCCTCAAGCCCTGAAGACACTCGTTAGCAGCCAGTCTGTATTGAAGCAAAGCTCCAGCTACCTTCCGGGTTCGATGAGCCTGGAAATGTGCTTCGGCCTCTTCTCGCCAGTTGAGATCGCCATTGATAGACACAACCCGACTTGTCGAGACTCACTAAGGGTAATCCGGCATCGCAACCTATCCCCGTTCCAGCAATCTCATGCGATGCATATGTTGATGAGGCGGCGTGCCGAACATTCGTTGATACTCGCGGCTGAATTGTGATGGTGAACCGTAACCCACTGCATAGCCGGCAGAAGCCGCATCTTTGCTTTCCGAAAGCATGATTTGTTGAGCTTTTTGTAAACGAATCTGCTTCTGATATTGCAGTGGGCTCATCGCGGTCAACGCCTTAAACTGCCTGTGAAGAGATGCCGGACTCATGCTCGCCAGCCGCGCCAGAGCATCGATATGCAACGGCCTCGCATAGTTATGGCGAATACAATCGATGACTTTGAGCACCTGTGGTTGCCGGCTTTCGGTCAGGGCAATCTGGCGCACGAAAGCAGATTGTTGTCCGGTAAGAAGACGATAGTAAATCTCGCGCAGGATCAGGGGGGCAAGTGGAGCGACATCAGAAGGAGACTCCAGCAGGCGGAGGAGTCTCACAAATCCCTCCAGCAATTGGGGGGAGCGAGAGCCTACGGCGATCCCGCGATGCAGGCCCCTCTCTTCGCTCCCCTTCGGCAAGTCCAACGCCACTTCTGCTAACAGCTCAAGGTCAAGGACGAGCGCCACAGCCAGATAGGGGTTCTCCGGTGTGGCGTCCGTTATCCGCGCTGAAACGGGTAGATCGACAGAACTGACGAGATATTTGCCTGTGTCATAGTCAAGGGTCGAATTTCCTACCACTACCTGCTTGCTCCCTTGCGCAATGATGCAGACCATTGGCGCATAGAGCCCGGCAATCATGCAAGGCGAAGTCGCCGAGGAACGCGCTAGAGTCAGGCCGGGAAGCTGTGTCGATCGGAACGGTTCTGTAGCCTGCCGCATTAGCAGGAGGCGGAGTTCTGACAATAGGCGCTGTCCTCGTTCGTTCGCTTCCAAAGAACTCATTGGTTCAGAAGCTGTATGCAAGTGCCCGCCTCGATTGAGAGTATCGTGCAAGAATCGTGTCGTTTCAGACTACCGCTTTCCCGGCTTTACCGCCTACCTTGAAGCAAGCAGCAGGGGAGGAAGTGAGCTTTGACACAGAAGTCCGGGATGGGATCAATGCGCACACATAACGACGATACGGAGCCTGCGTCACTGCCCAGCCAGACCGTAATCGTCACCGGCGGTAACTCCGGTCTGGGATACGGCTGCGCGAGCGCACTGCTCCTCGCGTCGCCGTCGTGGCACGTGATTATTGCCTGCCGCGACCCGGGGAGGGCACAGAAGGCGGTTGAAAAGCTGCGTGACTCGGCGCGACCCGGGTCAAGAGTAGAGACGATGGAGCTTGATCTGGCATCGCTTGCCTCGGTGCGGTCGTTCGCAGCTAAGCTGAAGGACAGGCTGAAGGCGGGGGAACTGCCTCCCCTGCACGGTCTCGTCTGCAATGCCGCTGTGCAAGGCGCACGGACGTTCACCGCTGATGGCTTCGAGTCGACCTTCGGCGTGAGCCATCTTGGTCATTACCTTCTCGTCAATCTGATGCTGCCGTTGATGGAGAAGCCAGCGCGAATTGCTGTTGTCGCCAGTGGCGTCCATGATCCCGCAGAGCTAGCAAAGGTGCCCGCCAGCATAGGTGTCCCGGTGCCTGCATGGAATACGCCAAAGGCTCTTGCGAGGGGCGAACTTGGTCCGGAAGCGGCAAACGATAACGCAGCAGCGGATCGTGGCCGTAGATACTCAACCACAAAGCTTGCGAACGTCTATTTCACCTATGCCCTGGAGCGTCGGCTACCCGAAGGCATCACCGTAAACGCGTTCGATCCCGGATTGATGCCGGGGACCGGGCTTGCTCGTGAATATCCGGCGGTCCTCCGGTTCGCGTGGCACAGCATCCTGCCGAGAGTGATCCCGCTGTTGCGATTGGTCCTGCTGAAGAACATTCACAGGGCGGAAGAGTCGGGAAAGGCGCTAGCGCGCCTCATCGTCGATCCTGCACTGGTCTCAACGAATGGGAAGTATTTCGAGGGGCTGCGTGAAATCCCTTCGTCGGTGGAGTCATACGACAAGGATCGCGCAGAAGAGCTTTGGCGGGATAGTGCCACTCTTACCGGGATCGAGCCGCTTCCATAAGCGCAACCGATCACGATAAGCGGTCGAGGCGGGTACTGCGTATTGGGCCACGTGGCGTAACTGATTCATCTAGGTTGCCGGCAAGACAGGCCATGATGACAGAGTATGGAAAGGGTGGAAAGCCATGAGCCGGCTTTCCACCCTTTCCACACTTTGTGGAACTCCCTTTGGGATTCCCACATTCCCACGGCCTGGACGACTGGAGATAAATATCTTCTCGTGCCCCTCAAGCATCGCCACCGCAAGGGGCTTATAACGGATGTCTCAGGTACACAGCGTAACGCATGTCCCGGCACACTCACCCCTTAGCGAGGCTTGGCACCGCAAAAGTGCGCGCCAGCGCACCGGGATTGTGAGGGAGGGCGTTGGGGGAGGGAAAGTCCCGCTGAGGAGGGTGGCGGAAGACGCTGGAGCGGCTGGAGCCAGGGAGCAGGAACTCCTCCCAAACCAACGCCTGAAGACACTCGTCAGGAGGGAGTCTGTATTGCACCAAATCCCCCAACGCGCTTCCAGCTTCGGCGAGTCTGGAAATGTGCTTTGACCTGTAGGCGCCCGCGAGAAAGCCCCGGACGAATCCGGGGCTTTGATGCGAAGGTGGCGTTACGCTGCCTTCTTTCGGGTTGTGTCCTTCTTTTCTGGCGTTGAGACTGCGACAGGCTTCTTGGCTGCTTTGATGGGCGTAGGTGCTTTGGTCTTCTTGCCCTTGCCGCCCTTCTTCGGCGGAACCGGAACGAAGGCGGCTTCGGCATCGGCGAGGATATCGAACTCTCCTTGACGCGGAATAGCTGCGTGGGACGTGAGGACTAAGTGAAGGGCAAACCTCGTCAGCTTGTCATCGGGAGTGCTGGCAAGCAAGACACCCAGTATTTCCTCTGCGCTCTGCTGGTTGTTCTCGTCATCGGCGACTTGTTGTTCGGCGATGTCCTCGAACATATAGGGGTCAAGGTGAATGAGGGCGGAAAGAAACGTCCTCAGTTGAATCGCAGTGAACATCGCCGGAGCATTAGCGACGATGCGGTCTACCGTGGCGAGTCGCGCTTTGTGCAACTCGGCAATGCGGTTACGTTCGGCTTCATGCGCTTCGTGTTCGCGCCGTGCTTGTTGTTTGCGCTCCTCCTCGCGCCTCTGTTGTTCTTCTTCGTATTCCCGTCTGCGTTGCGCGTACTCGCGTTCGCGCTCGGCGGCTTCTTCCTCGGTTTCTTCTATTGGGGCAGGTTCCATGACCGGGACGGGGTTTACTGCCTGTTCTTCCGCCAACCGTGCGGCGGTTTCGGGGTCATGCATCGGGCATTCGCGGTCGGTGCAAACAGTAAGCGTAGCGCCTACGTTTTTGCCGTAGACGATGATGGCGGGTTTTGCGGCATCGCAGGGCATGACGGGCTCGGCATCGGGGTTGTCGATGACAGTTTCGATCTGGCGAACGTGACCGAGTTGGACGGCTCCCGGTCGCTGCTCCTTGGGGTTGCGCCATCCATTCTCGATGAGCACAATGCCGGGATGAGCGGCAATCTCGCGGTCAAGGTGCGCAGCCACTTTCCCGTGATAGCACGGCGCGTCAAGGCACTGGTCGCCCTGCACGTCGCAAAACAGAGAGGTGTTGTATCCGCTCCGCCTTGGGCAAGTGACGCAAGCTCCGGCGGTTGGGTTCAGGCTTGGGTCTTCGCGGTCGAATGGAGCGTCGGCAAGGTTTAGGTAAAGGTTGGTCTGTATCCACGCGCTCAGGTGCTTGGCTGGAAGCAGGTGCGCTTCCTTGTCCTGCCAGTCCTTGCGCCAGCAGTTGTCGAACGCATCGGCCTGATGCTCCTGCGGTAGACGCGCAATCAACGCTGCATGGCTGGCGGTGATGCGTTCTTGCTGGAATGCCTCTGCTACTGCGGGGATAAGCTGCAACAGACTGAGCCTCGCATAGATGTGGCTGGCACTCTTGCCGGACTTCTCGACCAACGCGGCAACGTCGTAGCCCGGAAGGTCAAGCAAGCTCTGAAAGCCTTGTGCCTCTTCGTAGGGGTGTACGTCTTCACGCTGCGAATTCTCGACAAGCTGCCACTCAAGCGCCTGGGCATCCGTGAGTTCCTTGATGCGGGCGGGGAGTGAGAACTGTTCTGCGAGTTGTCCCGCACGGAAGCGCCGCGCACCTGCAACGATCTCGAAGGCGTTGTTTTTGGGACGCACGACGATGGGCTGGATAAGTCCGCCTGACCGGATGGACTCGGCTAGTTCCTCCAGCTTCTTCTGGTCGAACGTCTTGCGTGGGTTGGTCTTGGATTCGAAAAGCTGGTCGAT
It encodes:
- a CDS encoding ParB/RepB/Spo0J family partition protein; its protein translation is MQNSSEFQYIAIDQLFESKTNPRKTFDQKKLEELAESIRSGGLIQPIVVRPKNNAFEIVAGARRFRAGQLAEQFSLPARIKELTDAQALEWQLVENSQREDVHPYEEAQGFQSLLDLPGYDVAALVEKSGKSASHIYARLSLLQLIPAVAEAFQQERITASHAALIARLPQEHQADAFDNCWRKDWQDKEAHLLPAKHLSAWIQTNLYLNLADAPFDREDPSLNPTAGACVTCPRRSGYNTSLFCDVQGDQCLDAPCYHGKVAAHLDREIAAHPGIVLIENGWRNPKEQRPGAVQLGHVRQIETVIDNPDAEPVMPCDAAKPAIIVYGKNVGATLTVCTDRECPMHDPETAARLAEEQAVNPVPVMEPAPIEETEEEAAEREREYAQRRREYEEEQQRREEERKQQARREHEAHEAERNRIAELHKARLATVDRIVANAPAMFTAIQLRTFLSALIHLDPYMFEDIAEQQVADDENNQQSAEEILGVLLASTPDDKLTRFALHLVLTSHAAIPRQGEFDILADAEAAFVPVPPKKGGKGKKTKAPTPIKAAKKPVAVSTPEKKDTTRKKAA
- a CDS encoding alpha/beta hydrolase, whose product is MQTLQKDQTTAPWLVEHPLSADDQAAMDAMRVIVDPNKGKLQGIAARDPFDSIMEHVSAPAGVVYEANQIGGVSGWWCRPEGARPGEAIMHIHGGWFNWGSAQAFRHLAGHIAISAGVVVFLPDYRLAPEHPFPAAAEDIRACYAGLIAHGFSKVGVTGDSAGGNLALELLVHLATDPATGSAALIGGVALSPVTDLTLSGDSWSTRAVDDPYFTKPQAAELVRSYLDGHSPEDPLVSPLFADLKGLAPIRVHVGTAEVLLDDSVRFVERAITAGVDARLDVWEGMAHGHLGAVGRLAASAETLQLIGHFLSGKFTNAEA
- a CDS encoding SDR family oxidoreductase — protein: MRVFLTGGTGLIGSAIIPELINSGHQVLGLARSETSARALLSAGAEVLMGTLEDVQALSEGASKADGVIHCAFDLDFANFEESSETERLAIAALGVSLAGSDRPLIVSSGLGLASLIRPITEDVDAPAVSTSPRGPEQAVRSLRQQGINATIVRLPQVHNTVKQGLITTLIGVARKTGASAYVNEGSNRWPAAHVTDVARLYRLALEKGEASTYHAVSEEGIHLKDIAAAIGRGLRVPITSISSEEAQARFGRIGGYVGMDLSASSAWTRERLGWTSAGPGLLEDLDRMRYFDNSGS
- a CDS encoding SDR family NAD(P)-dependent oxidoreductase: MRTHNDDTEPASLPSQTVIVTGGNSGLGYGCASALLLASPSWHVIIACRDPGRAQKAVEKLRDSARPGSRVETMELDLASLASVRSFAAKLKDRLKAGELPPLHGLVCNAAVQGARTFTADGFESTFGVSHLGHYLLVNLMLPLMEKPARIAVVASGVHDPAELAKVPASIGVPVPAWNTPKALARGELGPEAANDNAAADRGRRYSTTKLANVYFTYALERRLPEGITVNAFDPGLMPGTGLAREYPAVLRFAWHSILPRVIPLLRLVLLKNIHRAEESGKALARLIVDPALVSTNGKYFEGLREIPSSVESYDKDRAEELWRDSATLTGIEPLP
- a CDS encoding winged helix-turn-helix transcriptional regulator; this translates as MKKPNKDAVGGPVALTCRSEETGPLRDLLAKIGDKWSILLMVSLSRRPGYRARFSELQRLIDGISQRMLTTTLRQLERDGLLSRHVFAEVPPRVEYELTPLGLSLLEPMRTLVHWIGSNWDVIKEARVGFDHRIR
- a CDS encoding AraC family transcriptional regulator encodes the protein MSSLEANERGQRLLSELRLLLMRQATEPFRSTQLPGLTLARSSATSPCMIAGLYAPMVCIIAQGSKQVVVGNSTLDYDTGKYLVSSVDLPVSARITDATPENPYLAVALVLDLELLAEVALDLPKGSEERGLHRGIAVGSRSPQLLEGFVRLLRLLESPSDVAPLAPLILREIYYRLLTGQQSAFVRQIALTESRQPQVLKVIDCIRHNYARPLHIDALARLASMSPASLHRQFKALTAMSPLQYQKQIRLQKAQQIMLSESKDAASAGYAVGYGSPSQFSREYQRMFGTPPHQHMHRMRLLERG